In a genomic window of Candidatus Competibacteraceae bacterium:
- a CDS encoding bacterioferritin has protein sequence MSKEIDKNAAIGILNRIMELELAGVVRYTHYALMVFGYNRIPIVSWLNAQADESLLHARQAGELITGLGGHPSLGIGPLLETHQHDIGAILRESLAHERDALDAYYQLLDCAGNKDVRLEEYARTLIAEELTHQDEVDKMLRKPGQTQTAAEGSE, from the coding sequence ATGAGCAAAGAAATCGACAAAAACGCCGCTATCGGCATTTTGAATCGCATCATGGAGCTAGAACTGGCGGGCGTGGTGCGTTACACCCACTACGCGCTGATGGTGTTCGGTTACAACCGCATCCCCATCGTCAGTTGGCTCAACGCGCAGGCCGATGAAAGCCTGCTGCACGCCCGGCAGGCCGGCGAGCTGATCACCGGCTTGGGCGGCCATCCCTCGCTCGGCATCGGCCCGCTGCTGGAAACGCACCAGCACGACATCGGCGCTATCCTGCGCGAATCCCTGGCGCATGAAAGAGACGCGCTCGATGCCTACTATCAACTGCTGGATTGCGCCGGCAACAAGGATGTGCGGCTGGAAGAATACGCCCGCACCCTGATCGCCGAGGAACTGACCCATCAGGATGAAGTGGACAAGATGTTGCGAAAGCCGGGTCAAACCCAAACCGCCGCGGAGGGGTCCGAATGA